The Aminivibrio pyruvatiphilus genome contains a region encoding:
- the citD gene encoding citrate lyase acyl carrier protein yields MVQEKTGVAGSLESCDALVMVVLSPEREGIRIELDSPSMASFGGEMRKAVRETLESAGIVHGFVKVQDRGSLDCTLRARTETAARRALAVPDREKVEE; encoded by the coding sequence ATGGTGCAGGAAAAGACCGGTGTTGCGGGGTCTCTTGAATCGTGTGACGCCCTTGTGATGGTGGTTCTTTCGCCTGAAAGGGAGGGCATCAGGATCGAGCTCGACAGCCCTTCCATGGCATCCTTCGGCGGGGAGATGAGAAAAGCGGTCAGGGAGACACTGGAGTCCGCCGGTATTGTTCACGGTTTCGTCAAGGTGCAGGACCGGGGCTCCCTGGACTGCACCCTCCGGGCGAGAACCGAGACGGCGGCGCGAAGAGCCCTGGCCGTGCCCGATAGAGAGAAGGTGGAGGAATGA
- a CDS encoding HpcH/HpaI aldolase/citrate lyase family protein, which produces MKAKRLRRTSLYVPGTNPGMLANATVYGADSVILDLEDGVPVSEKDAARILVRNALRAVPYRGAEVTVRVNSLSTPFGRDDFAEIIPLAPEAIRLPKCECADDVREADALMTDLELKNGIEPGTVGIIAITESARGGRNLSEIAAASPRVIALNYGAEDYTADIGAVRTKEGRELDDIRAKVIVAARIAGVQALDSVFGDVNDMDGLYAEALRVRLLGFDGKSVIHPRQISLVHRAFTPSEQETGFARRVMAAFREASSRGAGVIALDGRMIDAPVVARAEKILALAEAAGCIPGER; this is translated from the coding sequence ATGAAAGCGAAACGGCTTCGCCGGACGTCTCTCTACGTGCCGGGAACCAACCCCGGCATGCTTGCCAACGCGACGGTCTACGGGGCGGACAGCGTCATTCTGGACCTTGAGGACGGCGTTCCCGTTTCAGAGAAGGATGCGGCGAGGATACTCGTCAGGAATGCCCTCAGGGCTGTGCCTTACCGGGGCGCGGAGGTCACGGTGAGGGTCAACTCCCTTTCCACCCCCTTCGGCAGGGACGATTTTGCGGAGATCATCCCCCTCGCGCCGGAAGCCATCCGGCTGCCGAAGTGCGAATGTGCCGACGACGTCCGGGAGGCCGACGCCCTCATGACGGACCTTGAACTGAAAAACGGCATTGAACCGGGAACGGTGGGGATTATCGCCATAACCGAATCCGCCCGGGGAGGCCGGAACCTGTCCGAAATTGCCGCCGCAAGCCCCCGGGTGATCGCCCTGAATTACGGCGCGGAAGACTACACCGCTGACATCGGGGCCGTGCGGACAAAGGAAGGCCGGGAGCTCGACGATATCCGGGCCAAGGTCATCGTGGCGGCCAGGATTGCCGGGGTTCAGGCCCTCGACAGCGTCTTCGGCGACGTGAACGACATGGACGGTCTCTACGCGGAAGCGCTGCGGGTGCGCCTCCTGGGGTTCGACGGCAAGTCGGTTATTCACCCGAGGCAGATTTCCCTGGTGCACAGGGCGTTTACCCCCTCGGAACAGGAGACCGGTTTTGCCCGCAGGGTGATGGCCGCCTTCCGCGAGGCATCGTCCCGGGGGGCCGGGGTCATCGCCCTCGACGGCCGGATGATCGACGCCCCCGTGGTGGCCAGGGCTGAAAAGATCCTGGCCCTGGCGGAAGCGGCCGGATGCATTCCGGGAGAAAGGTGA
- the citF gene encoding citrate lyase subunit alpha has translation MNMDADSRKTFFFTGGSKDIPCVRKKREKGKIVASLEEAFRLAEVRDGMTVSFHHHLRDGDLVVNMALDVLADMGIRDLVLAPSALFPVHESLLRHVRSGVIRSIEGSVNGPVGRAASEGLFPSPVILRSHGGRVRAMQADELHVDVAVLAAPAADAMGNLSGISGPSACGSLGYAFTDAQYADRVIAVTDNLVPYPAVPFSIPQTLVDWVVPVESIGVPEKIVSGTLRVTRDPLRLIIAEQVAKVVEESGLFTSGFSMQAGAGGISLAASAFIRERMKAAGIRGSFISGGITGQSVEMLEEGLFESLLDVQSFDLEAVASLASNRGHAEMSASFYANTASKGCVVDMLDVAVLGATQVDTDFNVNVNTESDGVLLHGIGGHMDTAAGAAVTVVVTPLFRGRMPMVVDRVLTVTTPGETVDVVVTERGVAVNPRRKDLLENLRGKGIPLMEIGDLKKMAEEFTGIPKTPSFGEKIIGIVEYRDGTVIDTIRQRL, from the coding sequence ATGAATATGGATGCAGACAGCCGGAAAACGTTCTTTTTCACCGGAGGGAGCAAGGATATTCCGTGCGTCCGGAAGAAAAGGGAGAAAGGAAAAATCGTCGCCTCCCTCGAGGAAGCCTTCCGATTGGCGGAAGTACGGGACGGCATGACCGTCTCCTTCCACCATCACCTCCGGGACGGCGACCTGGTGGTGAACATGGCCCTGGACGTGCTGGCGGACATGGGCATCAGGGACCTGGTCCTCGCCCCGTCGGCCCTTTTTCCCGTGCACGAGAGCCTGCTCCGCCACGTCCGGTCCGGGGTGATCCGGTCCATCGAGGGAAGCGTGAACGGTCCGGTGGGCAGGGCCGCCTCGGAAGGGCTCTTTCCCTCGCCGGTGATCCTCCGTTCCCACGGCGGCCGGGTCCGGGCCATGCAGGCAGATGAGCTTCACGTGGATGTGGCCGTTCTGGCCGCCCCTGCAGCGGATGCCATGGGAAACCTGAGCGGCATTTCAGGCCCCTCGGCCTGCGGCTCTCTCGGGTATGCCTTTACCGACGCACAATATGCCGACAGGGTGATTGCCGTCACCGACAACCTTGTTCCCTACCCGGCCGTTCCCTTCTCCATTCCCCAGACTCTCGTGGACTGGGTCGTTCCCGTGGAGAGCATCGGCGTGCCGGAAAAAATCGTCTCCGGAACCCTCAGGGTCACCCGGGACCCTCTCCGGCTCATCATCGCGGAACAGGTGGCGAAAGTGGTGGAGGAGAGCGGCCTGTTCACCAGCGGTTTCTCCATGCAAGCAGGGGCGGGGGGAATCTCCCTCGCAGCATCGGCGTTTATTCGTGAACGGATGAAAGCCGCAGGCATAAGGGGGAGTTTTATTTCCGGCGGCATCACGGGACAGAGCGTGGAAATGCTGGAAGAGGGGCTCTTCGAATCCCTGCTGGACGTCCAGTCTTTCGACCTCGAGGCCGTGGCCTCCCTCGCCTCGAACCGCGGGCATGCGGAAATGAGCGCGTCCTTCTACGCCAATACGGCCTCCAAGGGATGCGTGGTGGATATGCTCGACGTGGCGGTGCTCGGGGCAACCCAGGTGGACACGGACTTCAACGTCAATGTGAACACCGAATCGGACGGGGTGCTTCTCCACGGCATCGGCGGCCACATGGACACCGCGGCCGGCGCCGCCGTGACCGTCGTCGTCACGCCACTGTTCCGGGGAAGGATGCCCATGGTCGTGGACAGGGTCCTGACGGTGACCACCCCGGGAGAAACGGTGGACGTGGTGGTCACGGAACGGGGCGTGGCGGTCAATCCCCGAAGAAAAGACCTCCTGGAGAATCTGCGGGGGAAAGGCATTCCGCTGATGGAGATCGGCGACCTGAAGAAAATGGCCGAGGAATTCACCGGAATTCCGAAGACCCCTTCCTTCGGGGAAAAAATCATCGGAATAGTGGAGTACCGGGACGGCACCGTCATCGATACTATCCGGCAGCGGCTCTGA